A genomic segment from Tessaracoccus defluvii encodes:
- a CDS encoding alpha/beta hydrolase family protein, whose amino-acid sequence MTNPRSLETVLHYPDAISQVSADGGDVYWLAAIAAEDGRITVRRLRDGEVTDLTPEASVRSRAMEYGGGANSVDAGVLAWCDDRTRQVWVADDSGRRPLTPEQARFIYGGLVLSVADGVLLAVREDHDAAPEPRTEIVALSLTGDNADGGRVIATGADFYAGIAVQAGRLAWFQWNHPQMSWDEASVWTATLADPTDAAPVVAKPEVAANGSVWLPDGRLAYVSDESGFWNWRLAGGHSWAIDHDAAGPLWVLDRVVATAVGGTSLASVVYRDGRGAVEVWNWATGAITRPLPGTSDIDSLAWADGVLYAVAQWPDRAATLVAIDTSGAVTTLAGPAEGDPEAVAPEAVWTSTDAGPIHSWLYRPAAENPPLLVMTHGGPTSMATSSYDETRQFWVSRGFAVLDVNYGGSTGFGRAYRNRLRGVWGILDVTDVAAAVRDVTGRGLADPVRVSITGGSAGGFTTLGSLVGTDLYAAGISRYGIGDLTTLATDTHKAESRYCDGLVAPWPEGRDVYVERSPIQHLDTLTTPMLILQGTEDKVVPPAQAVQMADAVRAAGRPVALVMLEGEGHGFRAWATRRTALEAQVSFLEQVLGLPHSDDVPLLAIENLPTPVVEVEPVAEPDPETGPVAD is encoded by the coding sequence ATGACGAACCCCCGCAGCCTCGAGACGGTCCTCCACTACCCCGACGCGATCAGCCAGGTATCCGCCGACGGGGGCGACGTCTACTGGCTCGCCGCGATCGCCGCCGAGGACGGCCGGATCACCGTCCGGAGGCTCCGCGACGGCGAGGTCACGGACCTGACGCCCGAGGCCTCGGTGCGTTCGCGGGCGATGGAGTACGGCGGCGGCGCCAACAGCGTCGACGCGGGCGTCCTCGCCTGGTGCGACGACCGGACCCGGCAGGTGTGGGTCGCCGACGACTCCGGTCGCCGTCCGCTCACCCCTGAACAGGCCCGTTTCATCTACGGCGGCCTCGTCCTGAGCGTCGCTGACGGCGTGCTGCTCGCGGTCCGTGAGGATCACGACGCCGCCCCGGAACCCCGCACCGAGATCGTGGCGCTGAGCCTCACCGGGGACAATGCCGACGGCGGCCGCGTCATCGCGACGGGGGCCGACTTCTACGCGGGCATCGCCGTGCAGGCCGGGCGGCTGGCGTGGTTCCAGTGGAACCATCCGCAGATGAGCTGGGATGAGGCCTCCGTCTGGACGGCGACGCTGGCGGACCCGACCGACGCGGCCCCCGTCGTAGCGAAGCCCGAGGTGGCGGCCAACGGCTCCGTCTGGCTGCCGGACGGCCGTCTCGCCTACGTCTCCGACGAGAGCGGATTCTGGAACTGGCGGCTTGCCGGCGGGCACAGCTGGGCCATCGACCACGACGCGGCCGGCCCTCTGTGGGTGCTCGACCGCGTGGTCGCCACCGCCGTGGGCGGCACGTCGCTGGCCTCTGTCGTCTACCGGGACGGACGCGGCGCCGTCGAGGTCTGGAACTGGGCCACCGGCGCGATCACGCGGCCACTGCCCGGCACCTCCGACATCGACTCGCTGGCCTGGGCCGACGGCGTGCTGTACGCCGTCGCGCAGTGGCCCGATCGCGCCGCCACCCTAGTGGCGATCGACACCAGCGGCGCCGTCACGACCCTCGCCGGCCCGGCCGAGGGCGATCCTGAGGCCGTGGCGCCCGAGGCGGTCTGGACGTCGACCGACGCAGGTCCGATCCACAGCTGGCTGTACCGTCCGGCCGCGGAGAACCCGCCCCTGCTCGTGATGACGCACGGCGGGCCCACATCGATGGCGACGTCGTCCTATGACGAGACCCGCCAGTTCTGGGTGTCGCGCGGCTTCGCCGTCCTCGACGTCAACTACGGCGGCTCCACCGGCTTCGGCCGCGCCTACCGCAACCGGCTCCGTGGCGTGTGGGGCATTCTCGACGTGACCGATGTGGCTGCGGCTGTCCGCGACGTCACCGGACGCGGGCTGGCGGACCCCGTGCGGGTTTCCATCACGGGAGGCAGCGCCGGAGGATTCACGACGCTGGGTTCCCTGGTCGGCACCGACCTGTACGCCGCCGGCATCAGCCGGTACGGGATCGGCGACCTGACGACGCTTGCCACCGACACGCACAAGGCCGAGTCCCGGTACTGCGACGGGCTGGTGGCGCCGTGGCCCGAGGGCCGCGACGTCTACGTGGAGCGCTCCCCCATCCAGCACCTCGACACGCTGACGACGCCGATGCTGATCTTGCAGGGCACCGAAGACAAGGTGGTGCCGCCGGCGCAGGCGGTGCAGATGGCCGACGCCGTCCGCGCGGCGGGCAGGCCTGTCGCGCTGGTGATGCTCGAGGGCGAGGGCCACGGCTTCCGGGCGTGGGCGACGCGGCGCACCGCGCTGGAGGCGCAGGTGTCGTTCCTGGAACAGGTCCTGGGCCTACCGCACAGCGACGACGTGCCACTGCTGGCGATCGAGAACCTGCCGACGCCGGTCGTCGAAGTCGAGCCGGTCGCCGAGCCGGACCCCGAGACCGGGCCGGTAGCCGACTGA
- a CDS encoding DUF3145 domain-containing protein, whose translation MTARVSTNSHHTARGMILIHSASAALCPHIEWAIGSVLGNRVQVTWTTQPAEPGAKRGEWSWTGPVGTGAALSSALARLMQLRFEVTEEPTSASDGQRYSYTPDLGSFTAVVGTYGDILVPEDRLRHAVANDALGGEPIHKALEKLLGVPWDEELDVFRHATEDAPVRWLHQVV comes from the coding sequence ATGACTGCTCGCGTTTCGACGAACAGCCACCACACGGCGCGTGGGATGATCCTCATCCACTCCGCGTCGGCGGCGCTGTGCCCGCACATCGAATGGGCGATCGGGTCGGTGCTCGGAAACAGGGTCCAGGTGACCTGGACGACGCAGCCCGCCGAACCAGGAGCCAAGCGTGGCGAATGGTCGTGGACGGGCCCCGTCGGCACCGGTGCCGCCCTGTCGTCCGCCCTGGCCCGACTCATGCAGCTGCGCTTCGAGGTCACCGAGGAGCCGACGTCGGCCTCCGACGGGCAGCGCTACTCCTACACGCCCGACCTGGGCTCCTTCACCGCGGTCGTCGGCACCTACGGCGACATCCTGGTGCCGGAGGACCGGCTCCGTCACGCCGTCGCGAACGATGCCCTCGGCGGGGAGCCGATCCACAAGGCGCTGGAGAAGCTGCTGGGCGTGCCGTGGGACGAGGAGCTCGACGTGTTCCGTCACGCGACGGAGGACGCGCCGGTCCGTTGGCTGCACCAGGTGGTCTGA
- a CDS encoding VWA domain-containing protein: protein MAAMTFLGMEFLMPGRLWALLIIPVIGVLYVLLSNRGSKTQVSHRLRVVVPKDAAWKRNGAVLLAMLSLASLIVAWAIPRDYVDKPRDRATIVVALDVSWSMEAEDVDPNRIRAAQAAAKAFIGSLPERFNVALVTFAGTPAVNVAPTTDRGVLDRAIDALVLAPSTAVGEGIYKSLDALKLVPPDPDNPDETPPAAIVLLSDGATNVGRASAGAATSAKEAGVPVYTIAFGTDNGFVEQDGQRQRVAVDHYELSEIAKLSGGKKYSADSASQLSEVYEAIRASVGTEKVPAEVTDRYAGLALIFAVLAALGVISLGARWP, encoded by the coding sequence GTGGCCGCGATGACCTTCCTCGGCATGGAGTTCCTGATGCCCGGCCGCCTGTGGGCGTTGCTGATCATCCCCGTCATCGGGGTGCTGTACGTGCTGCTGTCCAACCGGGGCTCGAAGACGCAGGTCAGCCACCGGCTGCGCGTGGTGGTGCCGAAGGACGCGGCCTGGAAACGCAACGGCGCCGTCCTGCTGGCGATGCTGTCGCTCGCCTCGCTGATCGTGGCGTGGGCCATCCCACGTGACTACGTCGACAAGCCCCGCGACCGGGCGACCATCGTCGTCGCGCTGGACGTGTCCTGGTCCATGGAGGCCGAGGACGTCGACCCGAACCGGATCCGCGCGGCGCAGGCGGCCGCGAAGGCGTTCATCGGCTCGCTGCCCGAGCGGTTCAACGTGGCGCTCGTCACGTTCGCCGGCACGCCGGCCGTCAACGTCGCGCCGACCACCGACCGCGGCGTGCTCGACCGGGCCATCGACGCACTGGTGCTGGCGCCGTCGACGGCTGTCGGCGAGGGCATCTACAAGAGTCTCGACGCGCTGAAGCTTGTGCCACCGGACCCCGACAACCCCGACGAGACGCCGCCGGCCGCCATCGTGCTCCTCTCCGACGGCGCCACCAACGTCGGTCGCGCCTCGGCCGGCGCAGCCACCTCGGCGAAGGAGGCGGGCGTGCCCGTCTACACGATCGCGTTCGGCACCGACAACGGCTTCGTCGAGCAGGACGGCCAACGGCAGCGGGTCGCCGTCGACCACTACGAGTTGAGCGAGATCGCGAAGCTGTCGGGCGGCAAGAAGTACTCGGCCGACTCGGCCTCGCAGCTGAGCGAGGTCTACGAGGCCATCCGCGCCTCCGTCGGTACCGAGAAGGTGCCCGCCGAGGTCACCGACCGGTACGCGGGCCTTGCCCTCATCTTCGCCGTGCTGGCGGCGCTGGGCGTGATCTCGCTCGGGGCACGCTGGCCGTGA
- a CDS encoding YggS family pyridoxal phosphate-dependent enzyme, producing the protein MSVAENLRRVREQIDTACRDAGRDPAGVSLLPVSKFHPIDAIREAATLGYLRFGENRPQELAAKAGELGEPFQFVAIGQVQSNKAGLIAQHAAELQSLDSLRLAGALQRRLKALGRRLPVLVQVNTSGEEAKSGITPDDVVGFAEQLAAFDALEPRGLMTLAVNSPDADAVGACFAALAAARDRLQNRFGGGWDELSMGMSGDFRLAVAHGSTCVRIGTAIFGPRPAQP; encoded by the coding sequence GTGAGCGTCGCCGAGAACCTGCGGCGGGTCCGGGAGCAGATCGACACCGCCTGCCGTGACGCCGGCCGCGACCCGGCCGGGGTGTCGCTGCTGCCCGTCTCCAAGTTCCACCCCATCGACGCGATCCGCGAGGCCGCCACGCTGGGCTACCTCCGCTTCGGCGAGAACCGCCCCCAGGAACTCGCGGCGAAGGCGGGCGAGCTGGGCGAGCCGTTCCAGTTCGTGGCGATCGGCCAGGTCCAGTCCAACAAGGCGGGCCTGATCGCGCAGCACGCCGCTGAACTGCAGTCGCTCGACTCGCTGCGGCTCGCGGGCGCGCTGCAGCGACGCCTCAAGGCGCTGGGGCGGAGGCTGCCGGTGCTCGTGCAGGTCAACACCTCCGGCGAGGAGGCGAAATCGGGGATCACCCCCGACGACGTGGTTGGTTTCGCCGAGCAGTTGGCCGCCTTCGACGCGCTCGAGCCGCGCGGGCTCATGACGCTCGCCGTCAACAGTCCCGATGCCGACGCCGTCGGCGCCTGTTTCGCGGCGCTCGCAGCTGCCAGGGACCGGCTCCAGAACCGCTTCGGCGGCGGCTGGGACGAGCTCAGCATGGGCATGTCGGGCGACTTCCGCCTCGCCGTTGCCCACGGGTCGACGTGTGTGCGGATCGGTACCGCGATCTTCGGGCCCCGACCCGCTCAGCCCTGA